One part of the Olleya sp. YS genome encodes these proteins:
- a CDS encoding membrane or secreted protein, which translates to MKLLLLTLGLLGLGFAGIAIKIWAKKDGKFAGTCASQNPMLNTEGESCGFCGKTPDQFDSCNETQHS; encoded by the coding sequence TTGAAACTTTTATTACTTACTTTAGGTCTTTTAGGATTAGGTTTTGCAGGTATTGCAATTAAAATTTGGGCAAAAAAAGATGGTAAATTTGCTGGTACTTGTGCAAGCCAAAATCCAATGTTAAATACAGAAGGAGAATCTTGCGGATTTTGTGGTAAAACTCCAGACCAGTTTGACAGTTGTAACGAAACTCAACATTCTTAA